The proteins below come from a single Vitis vinifera cultivar Pinot Noir 40024 chromosome 9, ASM3070453v1 genomic window:
- the LOC100259973 gene encoding mitochondrial-processing peptidase subunit alpha isoform X1: protein MYRTAASRLRALKGRGGNWRAARFASSSAVTVRSSSSPSLFSWLTGEKSSSLSPLNLPLAGVSLPPPLPDYVEPSKTKITTLSNGVKIASETSPNPAASIGFYVDCGSIYETPLSFGATHLLERMAFKSTTNRSHLRVVREVEAIGGNVTASASREQMGYTFDALKTYVPEMVELLVDCVRNPVFLDWEVNEQLQKVKAELGELSNNPQGLLLEAIHSAGYSGALANPLLAPESAINRLNSTILEEFVAENYTAPRMVLAASGVEHEEFLSIAEPLVSYLPSVPRPEEPKSVYVGGDYRCQADSGITHLALAFEVPGGWHNEKEAITLTVLQMLMGGGGSFSAGGPGKGMHSRLYLRVLNEYQQLQSFSAFNNIFNNTGIFGIYASTGSDFVAKAVDIAAGELLSIASPGQVDQVQLTRAKEATKSAVLMNLESRMIASEDIGRQILTYGERKPLEHFLKAVDEITLKDITTIAQRIISSPLTMASYGDGNLPLSTNEPFYDFTGIES from the exons GGCCGTGGAGGAAATTGGAGAGCAGCCAGATTTGCAAGTTCAAGTGCAGTTACTGTGAGATCATCTTCTTCTCCGAGTTTGTTCAGCTGGCTAACAGGGGAAAagtcttcttctctttctcctttGAATCTTCCACTTGCAGGTGTTTCCCTCCCACCTCCACTACCTGATTATGTTGAACCAAGCAAGACCAAGATAACAACTCTCTCTAATGGCGTCAAAATAGCATCAGAGACATCACCT AATCCTGCAGCCTCTATAGGGTTTTATGTTGATTGTGGGTCAATCTATGAGACACCACTGTCATTTGGGGCCACCCACTTGCTGGAACGGATGGCGTTTAAGAGCACTACCAACCGAAGTCATTTGCGTGTTGTGAGGGAAGTGGAGGCAATTGGAGGTAATGTGACAGCCTCGGCCTCTCGGGAACAGATGGGGTACACTTTTGATGCTCTAAAGACTTATGTCCCTGAAATGGTCGAATTGCTTGTTGACTGTGTGAGGAACCCTGTGTTCTTGGATTGGGAAGTCAATGAACAG CTTCAAAAGGTGAAAGCAGAGCTTGGAGAACTTTCCAACAATCCTCAAGGATTACTTTTGGAGGCAATTCACTCTGCTGGTTATTCTGGTGCCCTGGCAAATCCTCTATTGGCTCCTGAATCTGCTATAAACAGATTGAATAGCACCATTTTGGAGGAATTTGTTGCG GAGAATTACACTGCTCCTAGGATGGTCCTTGCGGCTTCTGGAGTTGAACATGAAGAGTTTTTGTCCATTGCAGAGCCACTTGTTTCTTATCTTCCCAGTGTGCCCCGTCCAGAAGAGCCAAAATCTGTTTATGTTGGAGGGGATTATCGTTGTCAGGCTGATTCAGGG ATCACCCATCTCGCTCTTGCATTTGAAGTGCCTGGTGGTTGGCATAATGAGAAAGAAGCTATCACTTTGACTGTTCTTCAG ATGCTTATGGGAGGAGGTGGCTCATTCTCTGCGGGGGGCCCTGGAAAAGGAATGCACTCACGACTAT ATCTTCGTGTCTTGAATGAGTATCAACAGCTTCAATCTTTCTCTGCATTCAACAATATCTTCAACAATACTGGAATTTTTGGCATTTATGCTAGCACT GGCTCCGATTTTGTGGCAAAAGCAGTTGATATTGCTGCAGGAGAACTACTTTCAATTGCTTCACCTGGACAAG TTGACCAGGTACAGCTTACTCGTGCCAAAGAGGCAACTAAATCTGCCGTTCTGATGAATCTGGAATCAAGA ATGATTGCATCGGAAGATATAGGGAGACAGATATTGACATATGGAGAGAG GAAGCCTTTGGAGCATTTCTTGAAGGCAGTAGATGAAATCACTTTGAAGGATATCACCACCATTGCCCAGAGGATCATTTCTTCACCTCTTACAATGGCATCATATGGCGACGGTAATCTCCCTCTTTCCACCAATGAACCCTTCTATGATTTCACCGGAATTGAATCTTGA
- the LOC100259973 gene encoding mitochondrial-processing peptidase subunit alpha isoform X2 translates to MYRTAASRLRALKGRGGNWRAARFASSSAVTVRSSSSPSLFSWLTGEKSSSLSPLNLPLAGVSLPPPLPDYVEPSKTKITTLSNGVKIASETSPNPAASIGFYVDCGSIYETPLSFGATHLLERMAFKSTTNRSHLRVVREVEAIGGNVTASASREQMGYTFDALKTYVPEMVELLVDCVRNPVFLDWEVNEQLQKVKAELGELSNNPQGLLLEAIHSAGYSGALANPLLAPESAINRLNSTILEEFVAENYTAPRMVLAASGVEHEEFLSIAEPLVSYLPSVPRPEEPKSVYVGGDYRCQADSGITHLALAFEVPGGWHNEKEAITLTVLQMLMGGGGSFSAGGPGKGMHSRLYLRVLNEYQQLQSFSAFNNIFNNTGIFGIYASTGSDFVAKAVDIAAGELLSIASPGQVDQVQLTRAKEATKSAVLMNLESRMIASEDIGRQILTYGERKPLEHFLKAVDEITLKDITTIAQRIISSPLTMASYGDVIHVPSYESVNRKFHAK, encoded by the exons GGCCGTGGAGGAAATTGGAGAGCAGCCAGATTTGCAAGTTCAAGTGCAGTTACTGTGAGATCATCTTCTTCTCCGAGTTTGTTCAGCTGGCTAACAGGGGAAAagtcttcttctctttctcctttGAATCTTCCACTTGCAGGTGTTTCCCTCCCACCTCCACTACCTGATTATGTTGAACCAAGCAAGACCAAGATAACAACTCTCTCTAATGGCGTCAAAATAGCATCAGAGACATCACCT AATCCTGCAGCCTCTATAGGGTTTTATGTTGATTGTGGGTCAATCTATGAGACACCACTGTCATTTGGGGCCACCCACTTGCTGGAACGGATGGCGTTTAAGAGCACTACCAACCGAAGTCATTTGCGTGTTGTGAGGGAAGTGGAGGCAATTGGAGGTAATGTGACAGCCTCGGCCTCTCGGGAACAGATGGGGTACACTTTTGATGCTCTAAAGACTTATGTCCCTGAAATGGTCGAATTGCTTGTTGACTGTGTGAGGAACCCTGTGTTCTTGGATTGGGAAGTCAATGAACAG CTTCAAAAGGTGAAAGCAGAGCTTGGAGAACTTTCCAACAATCCTCAAGGATTACTTTTGGAGGCAATTCACTCTGCTGGTTATTCTGGTGCCCTGGCAAATCCTCTATTGGCTCCTGAATCTGCTATAAACAGATTGAATAGCACCATTTTGGAGGAATTTGTTGCG GAGAATTACACTGCTCCTAGGATGGTCCTTGCGGCTTCTGGAGTTGAACATGAAGAGTTTTTGTCCATTGCAGAGCCACTTGTTTCTTATCTTCCCAGTGTGCCCCGTCCAGAAGAGCCAAAATCTGTTTATGTTGGAGGGGATTATCGTTGTCAGGCTGATTCAGGG ATCACCCATCTCGCTCTTGCATTTGAAGTGCCTGGTGGTTGGCATAATGAGAAAGAAGCTATCACTTTGACTGTTCTTCAG ATGCTTATGGGAGGAGGTGGCTCATTCTCTGCGGGGGGCCCTGGAAAAGGAATGCACTCACGACTAT ATCTTCGTGTCTTGAATGAGTATCAACAGCTTCAATCTTTCTCTGCATTCAACAATATCTTCAACAATACTGGAATTTTTGGCATTTATGCTAGCACT GGCTCCGATTTTGTGGCAAAAGCAGTTGATATTGCTGCAGGAGAACTACTTTCAATTGCTTCACCTGGACAAG TTGACCAGGTACAGCTTACTCGTGCCAAAGAGGCAACTAAATCTGCCGTTCTGATGAATCTGGAATCAAGA ATGATTGCATCGGAAGATATAGGGAGACAGATATTGACATATGGAGAGAG GAAGCCTTTGGAGCATTTCTTGAAGGCAGTAGATGAAATCACTTTGAAGGATATCACCACCATTGCCCAGAGGATCATTTCTTCACCTCTTACAATGGCATCATATGGCGACG TTATCCATGTTCCCAGCTATGAATCAGTCAACCGCAAGTTCCACGCAAAGTGA
- the LOC104880226 gene encoding pentatricopeptide repeat-containing protein At1g51965, mitochondrial, producing MHHHHRRLATAHGGRLFSTRLFATKHRGHVVYEAPKFRLLNTRHFGTKYSGRVVRETSDRRSVAVRVEATGILPTDVRGYPLPRRDLICKVTKILHSSSDPFPDLSEYLQTLNLTITPSEASEILKCLNHPHLSLEFFRFCSSNIPKFQHNSFTYNRLLVILSKPSALRDSERLDLIRAILDDMERCGVRGSISTINILIGIFGGGADVERCFDLVKKWDLQMNCYTYKCLLQAHLRSNNSNKAFEVYVELRRRGYKLDIFAYNMLLDALAKDNKVDQVYMVFKDMKRKHCEPDEYTYTIMIRMTGKIGKADESLTLFQEMTEKGYTPNLIAYNTMIQALANNRMVDKTIFLFSKMVENNCRPNGFTFSVILNVLVAEGQLGRLDEVVEVSNKFMNKSIYAYLVRTLSKLGHASEAHRLFCNMWSFHDEGDRDAYMSMLESLCDAGKTTEALDLLSKIHEKRISTDTVMYNTVLSALGKLKKTSDLHDLYEKMKQDGPSPDIFSYNILISSFGRAGRVEEAVKIFEELENSSCKPDIISFNSLINCLGKNGDIDEAHMRFKEMREEGLSPDVVTYSTLIECFGKTDKVEMACRLFDEMLAEGCSPNIVTYNILLDCLERSGRTAEAVDLYAKLKQQGLTPDSITYAVLERLQSGSHQKVRVRRKNPITGWVVSPLR from the exons ATGCACCATCACCACCGCCGCCTTGCCACTGCACACGGCGGCCGCCTCTTCTCCACCCGCCTGTTCGCAACCAAACACAGAGGTCATGTCGTCTATGAAGCCCCCAAATTCCGGCTGCTCAACACTCGCCACTTCGGAACCAAGTACAGCGGCAGGGTCGTGAGAGAAACCTCGGACCGCCGTTCCGTTGCCGTCCGAGTCGAAGCCACCGGCATCCTCCCCACTGACGTCCGAGGCTACCCCCTCCCTCGACGCGACCTCATCTGCAAAGTCACCAAAATCCTCCACTCTTCCTCCGACCCTTTCCCCGACCTTTCGGAATACctccaaaccctaaacctaaccATAACCCCTTCTGAAGCCTCCGAAATCCTCAAATGCCTAAACCACCCCCACCTCTCCCTCGAATTCTTTCGATTTTGCTCCTCCAATATCCCTAAATTCCAGCACAACTCCTTCACCTACAATCGTCTCCTCGTCATCCTCTCCAAACCCTCAGCTCTCCGCGATTCCGAACGCCTTGATCTCATCCGTGCGATCCTTGACGACATGGAACGCTGCGGTGTGCGTGGCAGCATCTCCACCATCAATATCTTGATTGGGATTTTTGGTGGAGGCGCTGATGTTGAGAGGTGTTTTGATTTGGTGAAAAAGTGGGACTTGCAAATGAATTGTTACACCTATAAATGCCTTCTTCAGGCGCACTTGAGATCGAACAATTCGAACAAGGCTTTTGAAGTTTATGTCGAATTGCGGCGCCGCGGTTATAAATTGGATATTTTCGCCTATAATATGCTTTTGGATGCCCTCGCCAAGGATAACAAG GTTGACCAGGTCTACATGGTTTTTAAAGACATGAAAAGAAAACATTGTGAGCCTGATGAATATACATACACCATCATGATCAGAATGACTGGAAAGATTGGGAAAGCTGATGAATCGCTGACACTCTTTCAGGAAATGACAGAAAAGGGCTACACTCCTAATTTAATTGCTTATAACACAATGATCCAGGCACTTGCTAATAACCGGATGGTTGATAAGACAATTTTCCTCTTCTCTAAAATGGTGGAGAACAATTGTCGGCCCAATGGATTTACATTCAGTGTGATACTAAATGTTTTGGTTGCAGAAGGGCAACTTGGAAGACTAGATGAGGTTGTGGAAGTATCCAACAAATTCATGAATAAGTCAATATATGCCTATCTTGTGAGGACTTTGAGCAAATTGGGTCATGCAAGTGAGGCTCACCGGCTGTTTTGCAATATGTGGAGCTTCCATGATGAGGGAGATCGGGATGCTTACATGTCCATGTTGGAGAGTCTATGTGATGCAGGTAAAACAACAGAAGCCTTGGACTTGCTGAGTAAGATCCATGAGAAGAGGATAAGTACTGATACTGTCATGTATAACACAGTTTTGTCAGCTCTTGGCAAGTTGAAAAAAACATCAGATCTTCATGATCTATATGAAAAGATGAAACAGGATGGACCCTCACCAGACATATTTTCCTACAATATTCTGATCTCCAGCTTTGGAAGGGCTGGAAGAGTTGAAGAGGCTGTAAAAATTTTCGAAGAACTTGAGAATAGCAGTTGTAAACCTGATATTATCtcttttaattctttgattAATTGCCTTGGGAAAAATGGTGATATTGATGAAGCTCACATGAGGTTCAAGGAGATGCGAGAGGAGGGATTGAGTCCTGATGTTGTCACATATAGCACACTCATTGAGTGCTTTGGCAAGACAGATAAAGTTGAGATGGCTTGTAGGTTGTTTGATGAGATGCTTGCTGAAGGTTGTTCCCCTAACATTGTAACTTACAATATTTTACTCGATTGTCTTGAGAGGTCTGGGAGAACTGCTGAAGCAGTGGATCTATATgcaaaactaaaacaacagGGGTTAACTCCAGATTCTATCACTTATGCAGTTCTTGAACGTTTACAAAGTGGTTCACACCAGAAAGTAAGAGTTCGCAGGAAGAATCCAATCACAGGTTGGGTTGTTAGCCCTTTAAGGTGA
- the LOC100248136 gene encoding acid phosphatase 1 — MGVLVQLLFLLASTVELSPGISLEIHLLRPQLGSSGHHVPGLSCLSWRLGVETHNIIEWSTVPQACESYVGHYMLGDQYRKDSGVVVYEAITHAQSLKLAGDGKDIWVFDIDETSLSNLPYFAKHGFGVEAYNSTQFNNWIYEGKAPPLPESLKLYKKLQSLGIKPVFITGRPEAQRNVTAANLQNAGYHTWEKLILKGSSVTGTAVAYKSNERKKLEQSGYRIVGNIGDQWSDILGTNVGNRTFKLPDPMYYIS, encoded by the exons ATGGGAGTACTGGTGCAATTACTCTTTCTTTTAGCCAGTACTGTTGAACTTTCTCCGGGAATATCCCTTGAAATTCACCTTCTCCGGCCACAGCTTGGCTCCAGTGGCCACCATGTTCCGGGGCTTTCCTGCCTGAGTTGGAGACTTGGAGTGGAGACACACAACATTATTGAGTGGTCAACTGTGCCACAGGCCTGTGAAAGCTATGTGGGGCATTACATGCTCGGCGACCAGTACCGGAAAGACTCAGGAGTCGTTGTGTATGAGGCAATTACTCATGCCCAAAGCCTCAAGTTGGCCGGAGATGGCAAGGACATATGGGTGTTTGATATAGATGAGACTTCTCTTTCTAATCTGCCTTACTTTGCTAAGCATGGATTCGG GGTGGAAGCATACAATTCCACACAGTTCAACAACTGGATCTATGAGGGAAAGGCTCCGCCACTGCCAGAAAGTCTTAAGCTGTACAAGAAGTTGCAATCTCTTGGGATTAAGCCTGTATTCATAACAGGCAGACCAGAAGCCCAAAGAAATGTCACAGCAGCCAACCTACAGAATGCGGGATATCACACTTGGGAGAAGCTCATACTCAA GGGATCATCGGTCACAGGTACAGCAGTTGCGTACAAatcaaatgaaaggaaaaaactaGAGCAAAGTGGATACAGAATAGTTGGAAACATTGGTGATCAATGGAGTGATATCTTAGGAACTAATGTGGGGAATAGGACTTTTAAGCTACCTGATCCAATGTACTACATTAGTTGA
- the LOC104880227 gene encoding acid phosphatase 1 has protein sequence MGGVLVIWLLLFAGAVELSLGISHEIHLLRPQLGSSGHHVPGLSCLSWRLGVEAHNIIEWSTVPQACESYVGHYMLGHQYRKDSRAVVYEALTYAQSLKLAVDGKDIWVFDVDETSPSNLPYYAKHGFRVEAYNSTQFNNWVYEGKAPALPESLKLYKKLLSLGIKAVFITGRPEAQRNVTAANLRNVGYHTWEKLILKGSSAGTIVVYKSNERKKLKKSGYRIIDNIGDQWSDILGTNTENRTFKLSNPMYYIS, from the exons ATGGGAGGAGTACTGGTGATATGGCTCTTGCTCTTTGCCGGTGCTGTTGAGCTTTCTCTGGGAATATCCCATGAAATTCATCTTCTCCGGCCACAGCTTGGCTCCAGTGGCCACCATGTTCCGGGGCTTTCCTGCCTGAGTTGGAGACTTGGAGTGGAAGCACACAACATCATTGAGTGGTCAACTGTGCCACAGGCCTGTGAAAGCTATGTGGGGCATTACATGCTCGGCCACCAGTACCGGAAAGACTCGAGAGCTGTGGTGTATGAGGCACTTACTTATGCTCAAAGCCTCAAGCTGGCCGTAGATGGCAAGGACATATGGGTGTTTGATGTAGATGAGACTTCTCCCTCTAATCTGCCTTACTATGCTAAGCATGGATTCCG GGTTGAAGCATACAATTCCACACAATTCAACAATTGGGTCTATGAGGGAAAGGCTCCGGCACTGCCAGAAAGTCTTAAGCTGTACAAGAAGTTGCTGTCTCTTGGGATTAAAGCTGTATTCATAACAGGCAGGCCAGAGGCCCAAAGAAATGTCACAGCAGCCAATTTACGaaatgtgggatatcacactTGGGAGAAGCTCATACTCAA GGGATCTTCGGCGGGTACAATAGTTGTGTATAAgtcaaatgaaagaaaaaagttaaagaaGAGTGGATACAGAATAATTGATAATATTGGTGATCAATGGAGTGATATCTTAGGAACTAATACCGAGAATAGGACTTTTAAGTTGTCTAATCCAATGTACTATATCAGTTGA
- the LOC104880228 gene encoding uncharacterized protein LOC104880228, with protein MAFRGRGRGRGGYGRGGVGGFGIAKQEPFVLFPDIELPDVSSVPEEKNLVIRNARLQNYWKSSPYYLEDIVPRKSQSTDIERFSDRVKLRTTLKRDPLEQILRLTSNNFPLELVQGMKGATHNKRKVQWNPESDMQKLELFEKLEKKLEGQDEKGGKEKKEGENEDEDDEGGEEAAEEEFSDDGDYNQNIDFDDDEDDFNMEDDNDDEATY; from the exons ATGGCTTTTAGAGGGCGCGGACGAGGACGTGGTGGATATGGACGTGGAGGTGTAGGAGGCTTTGGCATCGCTAAGCAAGAGCCCTTTGTACTTTTTCCG GATATTGAATTGCCTGATGTCAGCAGCGTGCCTGAGGAGAAGAACCTAGTCATTCGGAATGCAAGGTTGCAAAATTATTGGAAATCCTCTCCTTATTATCTTGAAGATATAGTCCCAAGGA AAAGCCAAAGCACAGACATTGAAAGATTCTCTGATAGGGTCAAGCTGAGGACAACATTAAAACGGGATCCTCTAGAGCAGATTCTAAGGCTCACTTCTAATAATTTTCCTTTAGAACTGGTCCAAG GTATGAAGGGGGCAAcacataataaaagaaaagtgcAGTGGAATCCAGAGTCAG ACATGCAGAAGTTAGAGCTCTTTGAAAAGCTTGAAAAGAAGCTTGAG GGCCAAGATGAGAAAggtggaaaggaaaagaaagaaggtgaaaatgaggatgaagatgatgaaggaGGAGAAGAAGCTGCAGAAGAGGAATTCAGTGATGATGGTGATTATAATCAG AacattgattttgatgatgatgaagatgatttcAACATGGAAGACGACAATGACG ATGAAGCTACATATTAG
- the LOC100254869 gene encoding profilin-1: MSWQTYVDDHLMCDIDGNHLTSAAIIGHDGSVWAQSETFPQFKPEEITGIMNDFNEPGFLAPTGLYLGGTKYMVIQGEPGAVIRGKKGSGGVTIKKTGQALIFGIYEEPLTPGQCNMIVERMGDYLVDQGL; this comes from the exons ATGTCGTGGCAAACCTACGTTGATGATCACCTGATGTGCGACATCGACGGCAACCACCTTACATCCGCGGCCATCATCGGTCACGATGGCAGCGTCTGGGCTCAGAGCGAAACTTTCCCTCAG TTTAAGCCTGAGGAGATTACTGGTATTATGAATGATTTCAATGAGCCTGGATTTCTTGCTCCTACTGGGTTATACCTTGGTGGCACAAAGTACATGGTTATCCAAGGAGAGCCTGGAGCAGTGATCCGTGGAAAGAAG GGCTCTGGAGGTGTCACTATAAAGAAAACTGGCCAAGCTCTGATTTTTGGCATCTATGAAGAACCCTTGACTCCAGGACAGTGTAACATGATTGTCGAGAGGATGGGAGATTACCTTGTTGATCAGGGCCTCTAG